The Nostoc sp. NIES-3756 DNA window TAAAGGGTTACGGCTATATTTGCACCTTTATACAGGCTTACCATTAGATGAGGATATAGCTAACGAAACGGAAAAACATATTAGTATCACCGAGCCTTTCGGCCCTAGTTTTGTTTTAGGGACAGCACAATTAGGTAGCGCAGTTTTAGCAGGTGGCGAAGCATATAACTTTAGAGTTTGCTTGCGTCCTCACCGTTCTAATATCAACCTCAACGAGCAATTAATCCGCCGCATTATTGACCAAGAAAAACCTGCTTTTTGTACCTATGAATTAGTTATAGAAAATTTTATTAATTAATATTCACTTTTTAATTTTAAATTGATATGACTCACCCATTTCCACCACCACAAATTCAACCTTTTGAACGCCTCAATCCTGCCGATGGTTTACTCATCAATGCTGAACGTTGGAGTAAAGCCCATGAATATCACCGTCAACGGCAAAACACATATTTTCAAAGCTTACATCAGCCAGGAATTGTTTGTGGTTTAGGCGTTCGCCCAATTCCTGCACCCCGCCAAACAGGAGCAGAATATAGAGATGGACGTTGGGTACAAATTCAGCCGGGAATTGCTATTGATGTCGTGGGAAATTTAATTGTTGTTTCCCCCCAAGCATATCGTGACGTTGACATTAATTTAGAAGTAGCTAGTTCGGAACCAGTCATGATTTACTTAGTAGTCAGCTATGTAGATCCTGATGAATTGCGCAATAGACAGCAAAGAGATATTGTCCAAGAAACCTATCGTATTGACCAGAAAATATCTCCGCCAGAACCTTCAGAAATCGAAATCTGTCGCATCTGGTTAGAACCAGGACAAACTACAATTAGTAAACCAGCCGATGCTTTTTATCCTGGTTATAACAATATTGATTTACGTTATCGCCGCCACGCACAAGCACGCCCTCAAGCCTTAGTAAAAATCGCACAGGTTTCTCGTAGCGATGATGGTGAATACGCTCGTAATTTCTTCAACCTTGCGTACCTATTACAATCAGTAGAACCTTTATATTCACACTTACGGGGTGCTGATGAACCTAGTGAGGTTGCCTTATCAGAAAATATTCAAGAATATGATTTACTTTATCTAACAGGTAAACAGTCACTATCTTTAAATAGTTTTGAGTTTGAATCATTGAAAAATTATTTAGATTTAGGTGGAATATTATTAGTTGATGCGCCGTTAGATGCTATTGCTTTAATTGAAAGTACTCACGCCTTAGCACAGCAATTAGAAACTCCTTTAAGAGCATTAACAGAGTTACAAAGAAGTCATCCTCTAAGAACAAAACCTTTCTTATTTGCAGCTTTACCTATCATCAATCAACAGTTACTTCAATTGTTCTTAGGTGGAGGCATAATTTTAGTAGTTGGTGATTTAGCCTCTGCTTGGGGAATAGATAGAGAATTTAATTTACCCAGGTTAACTATTCGCACAGCGCAAGAATTAGGAATTAATATACTCAACTATGCTTGGAAGCGTCGACAGTTGCTAGGCTTGCAACAAGAGGATAACTCTGGACAGTGGTAGTATCTTGTAGGATAGGCATTTCTGCCTGTGTTCTCTGTGGCTCTGTGGTTTAATAAATTGTTTTTTACCACAGAGTCACAGAGGCAAAGAGTTAAGAGGTGATAGAGAGGGTCTAAACTAGTGGCGTGACTGGACTAAATTCGTGCGTTATTAATTTGGAT harbors:
- a CDS encoding DUF4159 domain-containing protein is translated as MTHPFPPPQIQPFERLNPADGLLINAERWSKAHEYHRQRQNTYFQSLHQPGIVCGLGVRPIPAPRQTGAEYRDGRWVQIQPGIAIDVVGNLIVVSPQAYRDVDINLEVASSEPVMIYLVVSYVDPDELRNRQQRDIVQETYRIDQKISPPEPSEIEICRIWLEPGQTTISKPADAFYPGYNNIDLRYRRHAQARPQALVKIAQVSRSDDGEYARNFFNLAYLLQSVEPLYSHLRGADEPSEVALSENIQEYDLLYLTGKQSLSLNSFEFESLKNYLDLGGILLVDAPLDAIALIESTHALAQQLETPLRALTELQRSHPLRTKPFLFAALPIINQQLLQLFLGGGIILVVGDLASAWGIDREFNLPRLTIRTAQELGINILNYAWKRRQLLGLQQEDNSGQW